In Populus nigra chromosome 1, ddPopNigr1.1, whole genome shotgun sequence, one genomic interval encodes:
- the LOC133672557 gene encoding uncharacterized protein LOC133672557 isoform X1, whose amino-acid sequence METEVGVEGNDEAKHKECGIRKSSSSLSSPKQISDPVVYKLVRVEGDGRLVPATDDELMEVESLLIDDRCGMHVVADPGQTVGCISNEGSSSGMAQLKRLEGWSQPENKKVDPDKLNGRLEYIEEMLQKVKEEERLYIACGSPDCSSAYVIVDSQCSDPHDKLLHIDEKLQCEIPLQEPVPLLAPSLSESHLNQSGSVGECSHPPDELVAGGSPSSITTKPDFSRLKGEICLDNLSIKELHETFKATFGRETTVKDKQWLKRRISMGLTNSCDVSTTSFIIKDNKFVKKGNEEGCNGMYGSFAKDPPIVNQKGLPTCHVGQLDYHKVVPERRLENHNLDDNSGSDDHHKEQRAAKRVRKPTKRYIEELSEVESKESNERLLNLAKNSGHDGLISPKSHVRLVRHVSLGGRTVITRLDSLGGSGIQVPCVSRVRRSRPRKNFMALLKFNPSSMGMAAALVEKALDDHGFPPDDGNENRVLKASSTPEHVHHQFVGVPEKDKQFSVMSAVGLGNNTDLKCMNSYEDSDDNVVTVPTSKGGIRRKHHRAWTLSEVMKLVEGVSRYGAGRWSEIKRLAFASYSYRTSVDLKDKWRNLLKASFAQTPPDTGMNSRKNSGAMPIPIPILLKVRELAEMQAQVPPNLSLTKVAGSARKIVHEKQTGFL is encoded by the exons ATGGAAACAGAGGTTGGAGTTGAGGGGAATGATGAAGCTAAGCATAAGGAGTGTGGGATTCGGAAAAGTTCCTCTTCCTTGTCTTCTCCCAAACAGATTTCCGACCCAGTTGTATACAAGCTTGTTCGg GTGGAAGGAGATGGGAGATTAGTGCCTGCAACAGATGATGAATTAATGGAGGTTGAGAGTCTGCTTATAGATGACAGATGTGGAATGCATGTTGTTGCAGACCCTGGGCAGACTGTAGGGTGCATTTCCAATGAAGGATCTTCCTCTGGGATGGCCCAGTTAAAAAGActggaag GTTGGTCACAACCCGAGAACAAAAAAGTTGATCCAGATAAATTGAATGGAAGGCTTGAG TACATTGAGGAGATGTTGCAAAAGGTGAAAGAGGAAGAGAGGCTCTACATAGCATGTGGATCTCCTGATTGTTCTTCTGCTTATGTGATTGTAGACAGCCAGTGTTCTGATCCGCATGATAAATTGCTCCATATTGATGAGAAACTCCAATGTGAAATTCCCTTGCAGGAACCTGTTCCTTTACTGGCACCAAGTTTGAGTGAAAGCCATTTGAATCAATCTGGGAGTGTTGGGGAGTGCTCTCATCCTCCAGATGAACTGGTAGCTGGTGGGTCACCTTCGTCTATTACTACAAAACCTGATTTTTCCAGATTGAAGGGGGAAATATGCCTAGACAATCTGTCAATAAAAGAACTTCATGAAACTTTTAAAGCAACATTTGGGCGAGAAACTACTGTCAAAGATAAGCAATGGCTTAAGAGGAGGATTTCCATGGGGTTGACAAATTCTTGTGATGTTTCAACAActtcttttataattaaagaTAACAAATTTGTTAAGAAAGGGAATGAAGAAGGTTGTAATGGTATGTATGGTTCCTTTGCTAAGGATCCACCAATTGTCAACCAGAAAGGCTTACCAACTTGCCATGTTGGCCAACTGGATTATCATAAAGTTGTTCCTGAAAGAAGATTGGAAAATCACAACTTAGATGACAATTCTGGAAGTGATGATCATCATAAAGAACAGAGAGCTGCTAAAAGAGTACGGAAGCCCACAAAGCGATATATTGAAGAACTTTCAGAAGTGGAGTCCAAAGAGTCCAATGAAAGGTTATTGAATTTGGCTAAAAATTCTGGACATGATGGACTGATATCCCCAAAATCTCATGTTAGGCTTGTTAGACATGTTTCTTTAGGAGGAAGAACTGTTATCACACGGCTGGATTCCCTTGGAGGATCTGGGATTCAGGTTCCATGTGTTTCTCGGGTCCGAAGAAGCCGTCCAAGGAAAAATTTCATGGCTCTTCTG AAATTCAATCCAAGTAGCATGGGCATGGCAGCTGCATTGGTAGAGAAAGCCCTAGATGATCATGGTTTTCCACCAGATGATGGGAATGAGAACAGAGTCTTGAAAGCCAGCTCTACCCCTGAACATGTTCATCACCAG TTTGTAGGAGTGCCAGAGAAAGACAAGCAGTTCTCAGTGATGAGTGCGGTTGGCTTGGGAAATAACACGGATCTGAAATGCATGAATTCATATGAGGATTCAGATGACAATGTAGTTACTGTTCCTACATCCAAAGGTGGAATTAGAAGGAAACATCATCGAGCTTGGACTCTCTCTGAGGTGATGAAGCTAGTTGAGGGGGTCTCCAGGTATGGAGCTGGAAGGTGGTCCGAGATCAAACGACTTGCCTTTGCATCTTATTCATACCGCACCTCTGTTGATCTCAAG GACAAGTGGAGGAATCTGCTGAAAGCGAGCTTTGCACAGACACCTCCAGATACTGGG ATGAATTCCCGGAAAAATTCTGGTGCAATGCCCATTCCCATACCAATTTTGTTAAAAGTGAGAGAGCTCGCAGAGATGCAAGCACAGGTTCCGCCAAATCTTAGCTTGACCAAGGTGGCCGGGAGTGCTAGGAAAATTGTACATGAAAAACAAACAGGGTTCTTGTAG
- the LOC133672557 gene encoding uncharacterized protein LOC133672557 isoform X2 has translation METEVGVEGNDEAKHKECGIRKSSSSLSSPKQISDPVVYKLVRVEGDGRLVPATDDELMEVESLLIDDRCGMHVVADPGQTVGCISNEGSSSGMAQLKRLEGWSQPENKKVDPDKLNGRLEEPVPLLAPSLSESHLNQSGSVGECSHPPDELVAGGSPSSITTKPDFSRLKGEICLDNLSIKELHETFKATFGRETTVKDKQWLKRRISMGLTNSCDVSTTSFIIKDNKFVKKGNEEGCNGMYGSFAKDPPIVNQKGLPTCHVGQLDYHKVVPERRLENHNLDDNSGSDDHHKEQRAAKRVRKPTKRYIEELSEVESKESNERLLNLAKNSGHDGLISPKSHVRLVRHVSLGGRTVITRLDSLGGSGIQVPCVSRVRRSRPRKNFMALLKFNPSSMGMAAALVEKALDDHGFPPDDGNENRVLKASSTPEHVHHQFVGVPEKDKQFSVMSAVGLGNNTDLKCMNSYEDSDDNVVTVPTSKGGIRRKHHRAWTLSEVMKLVEGVSRYGAGRWSEIKRLAFASYSYRTSVDLKDKWRNLLKASFAQTPPDTGMNSRKNSGAMPIPIPILLKVRELAEMQAQVPPNLSLTKVAGSARKIVHEKQTGFL, from the exons ATGGAAACAGAGGTTGGAGTTGAGGGGAATGATGAAGCTAAGCATAAGGAGTGTGGGATTCGGAAAAGTTCCTCTTCCTTGTCTTCTCCCAAACAGATTTCCGACCCAGTTGTATACAAGCTTGTTCGg GTGGAAGGAGATGGGAGATTAGTGCCTGCAACAGATGATGAATTAATGGAGGTTGAGAGTCTGCTTATAGATGACAGATGTGGAATGCATGTTGTTGCAGACCCTGGGCAGACTGTAGGGTGCATTTCCAATGAAGGATCTTCCTCTGGGATGGCCCAGTTAAAAAGActggaag GTTGGTCACAACCCGAGAACAAAAAAGTTGATCCAGATAAATTGAATGGAAGGCTTGAG GAACCTGTTCCTTTACTGGCACCAAGTTTGAGTGAAAGCCATTTGAATCAATCTGGGAGTGTTGGGGAGTGCTCTCATCCTCCAGATGAACTGGTAGCTGGTGGGTCACCTTCGTCTATTACTACAAAACCTGATTTTTCCAGATTGAAGGGGGAAATATGCCTAGACAATCTGTCAATAAAAGAACTTCATGAAACTTTTAAAGCAACATTTGGGCGAGAAACTACTGTCAAAGATAAGCAATGGCTTAAGAGGAGGATTTCCATGGGGTTGACAAATTCTTGTGATGTTTCAACAActtcttttataattaaagaTAACAAATTTGTTAAGAAAGGGAATGAAGAAGGTTGTAATGGTATGTATGGTTCCTTTGCTAAGGATCCACCAATTGTCAACCAGAAAGGCTTACCAACTTGCCATGTTGGCCAACTGGATTATCATAAAGTTGTTCCTGAAAGAAGATTGGAAAATCACAACTTAGATGACAATTCTGGAAGTGATGATCATCATAAAGAACAGAGAGCTGCTAAAAGAGTACGGAAGCCCACAAAGCGATATATTGAAGAACTTTCAGAAGTGGAGTCCAAAGAGTCCAATGAAAGGTTATTGAATTTGGCTAAAAATTCTGGACATGATGGACTGATATCCCCAAAATCTCATGTTAGGCTTGTTAGACATGTTTCTTTAGGAGGAAGAACTGTTATCACACGGCTGGATTCCCTTGGAGGATCTGGGATTCAGGTTCCATGTGTTTCTCGGGTCCGAAGAAGCCGTCCAAGGAAAAATTTCATGGCTCTTCTG AAATTCAATCCAAGTAGCATGGGCATGGCAGCTGCATTGGTAGAGAAAGCCCTAGATGATCATGGTTTTCCACCAGATGATGGGAATGAGAACAGAGTCTTGAAAGCCAGCTCTACCCCTGAACATGTTCATCACCAG TTTGTAGGAGTGCCAGAGAAAGACAAGCAGTTCTCAGTGATGAGTGCGGTTGGCTTGGGAAATAACACGGATCTGAAATGCATGAATTCATATGAGGATTCAGATGACAATGTAGTTACTGTTCCTACATCCAAAGGTGGAATTAGAAGGAAACATCATCGAGCTTGGACTCTCTCTGAGGTGATGAAGCTAGTTGAGGGGGTCTCCAGGTATGGAGCTGGAAGGTGGTCCGAGATCAAACGACTTGCCTTTGCATCTTATTCATACCGCACCTCTGTTGATCTCAAG GACAAGTGGAGGAATCTGCTGAAAGCGAGCTTTGCACAGACACCTCCAGATACTGGG ATGAATTCCCGGAAAAATTCTGGTGCAATGCCCATTCCCATACCAATTTTGTTAAAAGTGAGAGAGCTCGCAGAGATGCAAGCACAGGTTCCGCCAAATCTTAGCTTGACCAAGGTGGCCGGGAGTGCTAGGAAAATTGTACATGAAAAACAAACAGGGTTCTTGTAG
- the LOC133690146 gene encoding developmentally-regulated G-protein 2-like isoform X1, whose amino-acid sequence MGIIERIKEIEAEMARTQKNKATEYHLGQLKAKIAKLRTQLLEPPKGSSGAGDGFEVTKFGHGRVALIGFPSVGKSTLLTMLTGTHSEAASYEFTTLTCIPGIIHYNDTKIQLLDLPGIIEGASEGKGRGRQVIAVSKSSDIVLMVLDASKSEGHRQILTKELESVGLRLNKKPPRIYFKKKKTGGISFNSTLPLTHVDEKLCYQILHEYKIHNAEVLFREDATVDDLIDVIEGNRKYMKCIYVYNKIDVIGIDDVDKLARQPNSVVISCNLKLNFDRLLAKMWEEMGLVRVYTKPQGQQPDFTDPVVLSTDRGGCMVEDFCNHIHRNLIKDVEYVLVWGTSARHHPQHCGLGHSLHDEDMVQIVKRKEKEEGGRGRFKSHSTDPARISDREKKAPLKT is encoded by the exons ATGGGGATCATAGAGAGGATTAAAGAAATCGAAGCAGAGATGGCTCGTACCCAGAAAAATAAAGCCACag AGTATCATCTTGGTCAGCTCAAGGCAAAGATAGCAAAGCTAAGGACACAATTATTGGAGCCTcctaaa GGTTCTAGTGGAGCTGGAGATGGTTTTGAAGTTACAAAATTTGGCCATGGACGTGTTGCACTTATTGGATTTCCAAG TGTGGGGAAGTCGACACTTTTAACAATGTTGACAGGCACACATTCAGAAGCTGCATCATATGAGTTCACAACACTTACCTGTATTCCTGGGATTATACATTATAATGATACCAAAATTCAGCTGCTTGACCTTCCTGGGATTATTGAAGGTGCTTCTGAAGGCAAGGGACGTGGGAGACAG gTTATTGCTGTTTCCAAGTCTTCAGACATAGTGTTGATGGTTCTTGATGCCTCAAAA AGTGAGGGTCATCGACAGATATTAACAAAGGAACTAGAATCGGTGGGTTTGCGCTTAAACAAGAAACCACCTCGA ATTtatttcaagaagaaaaaaacaggggGCATCTCTTTCAACAGCACTTTGCCTCTAACACATGTAGACGAGAAGCTTTGTTATCAGATTCTACACGAATACAAAATTCACAATGCAGAG GTCCTATTTCGTGAGGATGCAACAGTGGATGATCTTATAGATGTGATCGAGGGTAATCGTAAATACATGAAGTGCATATATGTCTATAACAAGATAGATGTTATAGGTATTGATGATGTGGACAAGTTAGCTCGCCAGCCAAACTCTGTGGTCATTAGCTGCAATTTAAAG CTCAACTTTGACAGACTACTTGCAAAAATGTGGGAAGAAATGGGGCTCGTGAGAGTCTACACAAAACCACAAGGCCAGCAACCTGATTTTACTGATCCTGTAGTTCTTTCAACT GATAGAGGCGGGTGCATGGTTGAAGACTTCTGCAATCACATACACAGAAATTTAATCAAGGATGTGGAGTACGTGCTAGTGTGGGGTACAAGTGCAAGGCACCACCCACAGCACTGTGGCCTTGGTCATTCTCTCCATGACGAGGATATGGTCCAGATTGTTAAGAGAAAG GAAAAGGAAGAGGGAGGAAGGGGTCGGTTCAAATCACATTCTACAGATCCTGCTCGCATATCTGACAGAGAGAAGAAAGCTCCATTGAAGACATAA
- the LOC133672557 gene encoding uncharacterized protein LOC133672557 isoform X3: MEVESLLIDDRCGMHVVADPGQTVGCISNEGSSSGMAQLKRLEGWSQPENKKVDPDKLNGRLEYIEEMLQKVKEEERLYIACGSPDCSSAYVIVDSQCSDPHDKLLHIDEKLQCEIPLQEPVPLLAPSLSESHLNQSGSVGECSHPPDELVAGGSPSSITTKPDFSRLKGEICLDNLSIKELHETFKATFGRETTVKDKQWLKRRISMGLTNSCDVSTTSFIIKDNKFVKKGNEEGCNGMYGSFAKDPPIVNQKGLPTCHVGQLDYHKVVPERRLENHNLDDNSGSDDHHKEQRAAKRVRKPTKRYIEELSEVESKESNERLLNLAKNSGHDGLISPKSHVRLVRHVSLGGRTVITRLDSLGGSGIQVPCVSRVRRSRPRKNFMALLKFNPSSMGMAAALVEKALDDHGFPPDDGNENRVLKASSTPEHVHHQFVGVPEKDKQFSVMSAVGLGNNTDLKCMNSYEDSDDNVVTVPTSKGGIRRKHHRAWTLSEVMKLVEGVSRYGAGRWSEIKRLAFASYSYRTSVDLKDKWRNLLKASFAQTPPDTGMNSRKNSGAMPIPIPILLKVRELAEMQAQVPPNLSLTKVAGSARKIVHEKQTGFL, translated from the exons ATGGAGGTTGAGAGTCTGCTTATAGATGACAGATGTGGAATGCATGTTGTTGCAGACCCTGGGCAGACTGTAGGGTGCATTTCCAATGAAGGATCTTCCTCTGGGATGGCCCAGTTAAAAAGActggaag GTTGGTCACAACCCGAGAACAAAAAAGTTGATCCAGATAAATTGAATGGAAGGCTTGAG TACATTGAGGAGATGTTGCAAAAGGTGAAAGAGGAAGAGAGGCTCTACATAGCATGTGGATCTCCTGATTGTTCTTCTGCTTATGTGATTGTAGACAGCCAGTGTTCTGATCCGCATGATAAATTGCTCCATATTGATGAGAAACTCCAATGTGAAATTCCCTTGCAGGAACCTGTTCCTTTACTGGCACCAAGTTTGAGTGAAAGCCATTTGAATCAATCTGGGAGTGTTGGGGAGTGCTCTCATCCTCCAGATGAACTGGTAGCTGGTGGGTCACCTTCGTCTATTACTACAAAACCTGATTTTTCCAGATTGAAGGGGGAAATATGCCTAGACAATCTGTCAATAAAAGAACTTCATGAAACTTTTAAAGCAACATTTGGGCGAGAAACTACTGTCAAAGATAAGCAATGGCTTAAGAGGAGGATTTCCATGGGGTTGACAAATTCTTGTGATGTTTCAACAActtcttttataattaaagaTAACAAATTTGTTAAGAAAGGGAATGAAGAAGGTTGTAATGGTATGTATGGTTCCTTTGCTAAGGATCCACCAATTGTCAACCAGAAAGGCTTACCAACTTGCCATGTTGGCCAACTGGATTATCATAAAGTTGTTCCTGAAAGAAGATTGGAAAATCACAACTTAGATGACAATTCTGGAAGTGATGATCATCATAAAGAACAGAGAGCTGCTAAAAGAGTACGGAAGCCCACAAAGCGATATATTGAAGAACTTTCAGAAGTGGAGTCCAAAGAGTCCAATGAAAGGTTATTGAATTTGGCTAAAAATTCTGGACATGATGGACTGATATCCCCAAAATCTCATGTTAGGCTTGTTAGACATGTTTCTTTAGGAGGAAGAACTGTTATCACACGGCTGGATTCCCTTGGAGGATCTGGGATTCAGGTTCCATGTGTTTCTCGGGTCCGAAGAAGCCGTCCAAGGAAAAATTTCATGGCTCTTCTG AAATTCAATCCAAGTAGCATGGGCATGGCAGCTGCATTGGTAGAGAAAGCCCTAGATGATCATGGTTTTCCACCAGATGATGGGAATGAGAACAGAGTCTTGAAAGCCAGCTCTACCCCTGAACATGTTCATCACCAG TTTGTAGGAGTGCCAGAGAAAGACAAGCAGTTCTCAGTGATGAGTGCGGTTGGCTTGGGAAATAACACGGATCTGAAATGCATGAATTCATATGAGGATTCAGATGACAATGTAGTTACTGTTCCTACATCCAAAGGTGGAATTAGAAGGAAACATCATCGAGCTTGGACTCTCTCTGAGGTGATGAAGCTAGTTGAGGGGGTCTCCAGGTATGGAGCTGGAAGGTGGTCCGAGATCAAACGACTTGCCTTTGCATCTTATTCATACCGCACCTCTGTTGATCTCAAG GACAAGTGGAGGAATCTGCTGAAAGCGAGCTTTGCACAGACACCTCCAGATACTGGG ATGAATTCCCGGAAAAATTCTGGTGCAATGCCCATTCCCATACCAATTTTGTTAAAAGTGAGAGAGCTCGCAGAGATGCAAGCACAGGTTCCGCCAAATCTTAGCTTGACCAAGGTGGCCGGGAGTGCTAGGAAAATTGTACATGAAAAACAAACAGGGTTCTTGTAG
- the LOC133690146 gene encoding developmentally-regulated G-protein 2-like isoform X2, translating to MGIIERIKEIEAEMARTQKNKATEYHLGQLKAKIAKLRTQLLEPPKGSSGAGDGFEVTKFGHGRVALIGFPSVGKSTLLTMLTGTHSEAASYEFTTLTCIPGIIHYNDTKIQLLDLPGIIEGASEGKGRGRQVIAVSKSSDIVLMVLDASKSEGHRQILTKELESIYFKKKKTGGISFNSTLPLTHVDEKLCYQILHEYKIHNAEVLFREDATVDDLIDVIEGNRKYMKCIYVYNKIDVIGIDDVDKLARQPNSVVISCNLKLNFDRLLAKMWEEMGLVRVYTKPQGQQPDFTDPVVLSTDRGGCMVEDFCNHIHRNLIKDVEYVLVWGTSARHHPQHCGLGHSLHDEDMVQIVKRKEKEEGGRGRFKSHSTDPARISDREKKAPLKT from the exons ATGGGGATCATAGAGAGGATTAAAGAAATCGAAGCAGAGATGGCTCGTACCCAGAAAAATAAAGCCACag AGTATCATCTTGGTCAGCTCAAGGCAAAGATAGCAAAGCTAAGGACACAATTATTGGAGCCTcctaaa GGTTCTAGTGGAGCTGGAGATGGTTTTGAAGTTACAAAATTTGGCCATGGACGTGTTGCACTTATTGGATTTCCAAG TGTGGGGAAGTCGACACTTTTAACAATGTTGACAGGCACACATTCAGAAGCTGCATCATATGAGTTCACAACACTTACCTGTATTCCTGGGATTATACATTATAATGATACCAAAATTCAGCTGCTTGACCTTCCTGGGATTATTGAAGGTGCTTCTGAAGGCAAGGGACGTGGGAGACAG gTTATTGCTGTTTCCAAGTCTTCAGACATAGTGTTGATGGTTCTTGATGCCTCAAAA AGTGAGGGTCATCGACAGATATTAACAAAGGAACTAGAATCG ATTtatttcaagaagaaaaaaacaggggGCATCTCTTTCAACAGCACTTTGCCTCTAACACATGTAGACGAGAAGCTTTGTTATCAGATTCTACACGAATACAAAATTCACAATGCAGAG GTCCTATTTCGTGAGGATGCAACAGTGGATGATCTTATAGATGTGATCGAGGGTAATCGTAAATACATGAAGTGCATATATGTCTATAACAAGATAGATGTTATAGGTATTGATGATGTGGACAAGTTAGCTCGCCAGCCAAACTCTGTGGTCATTAGCTGCAATTTAAAG CTCAACTTTGACAGACTACTTGCAAAAATGTGGGAAGAAATGGGGCTCGTGAGAGTCTACACAAAACCACAAGGCCAGCAACCTGATTTTACTGATCCTGTAGTTCTTTCAACT GATAGAGGCGGGTGCATGGTTGAAGACTTCTGCAATCACATACACAGAAATTTAATCAAGGATGTGGAGTACGTGCTAGTGTGGGGTACAAGTGCAAGGCACCACCCACAGCACTGTGGCCTTGGTCATTCTCTCCATGACGAGGATATGGTCCAGATTGTTAAGAGAAAG GAAAAGGAAGAGGGAGGAAGGGGTCGGTTCAAATCACATTCTACAGATCCTGCTCGCATATCTGACAGAGAGAAGAAAGCTCCATTGAAGACATAA
- the LOC133690146 gene encoding developmentally-regulated G-protein 2-like isoform X3: MLTGTHSEAASYEFTTLTCIPGIIHYNDTKIQLLDLPGIIEGASEGKGRGRQVIAVSKSSDIVLMVLDASKSEGHRQILTKELESVGLRLNKKPPRIYFKKKKTGGISFNSTLPLTHVDEKLCYQILHEYKIHNAEVLFREDATVDDLIDVIEGNRKYMKCIYVYNKIDVIGIDDVDKLARQPNSVVISCNLKLNFDRLLAKMWEEMGLVRVYTKPQGQQPDFTDPVVLSTDRGGCMVEDFCNHIHRNLIKDVEYVLVWGTSARHHPQHCGLGHSLHDEDMVQIVKRKEKEEGGRGRFKSHSTDPARISDREKKAPLKT, encoded by the exons ATGTTGACAGGCACACATTCAGAAGCTGCATCATATGAGTTCACAACACTTACCTGTATTCCTGGGATTATACATTATAATGATACCAAAATTCAGCTGCTTGACCTTCCTGGGATTATTGAAGGTGCTTCTGAAGGCAAGGGACGTGGGAGACAG gTTATTGCTGTTTCCAAGTCTTCAGACATAGTGTTGATGGTTCTTGATGCCTCAAAA AGTGAGGGTCATCGACAGATATTAACAAAGGAACTAGAATCGGTGGGTTTGCGCTTAAACAAGAAACCACCTCGA ATTtatttcaagaagaaaaaaacaggggGCATCTCTTTCAACAGCACTTTGCCTCTAACACATGTAGACGAGAAGCTTTGTTATCAGATTCTACACGAATACAAAATTCACAATGCAGAG GTCCTATTTCGTGAGGATGCAACAGTGGATGATCTTATAGATGTGATCGAGGGTAATCGTAAATACATGAAGTGCATATATGTCTATAACAAGATAGATGTTATAGGTATTGATGATGTGGACAAGTTAGCTCGCCAGCCAAACTCTGTGGTCATTAGCTGCAATTTAAAG CTCAACTTTGACAGACTACTTGCAAAAATGTGGGAAGAAATGGGGCTCGTGAGAGTCTACACAAAACCACAAGGCCAGCAACCTGATTTTACTGATCCTGTAGTTCTTTCAACT GATAGAGGCGGGTGCATGGTTGAAGACTTCTGCAATCACATACACAGAAATTTAATCAAGGATGTGGAGTACGTGCTAGTGTGGGGTACAAGTGCAAGGCACCACCCACAGCACTGTGGCCTTGGTCATTCTCTCCATGACGAGGATATGGTCCAGATTGTTAAGAGAAAG GAAAAGGAAGAGGGAGGAAGGGGTCGGTTCAAATCACATTCTACAGATCCTGCTCGCATATCTGACAGAGAGAAGAAAGCTCCATTGAAGACATAA